The Cellulomonas wangleii genome includes a region encoding these proteins:
- a CDS encoding PrsW family intramembrane metalloprotease: protein MSSTETIRPDVPPGAVPAGWVPPRRTTTVRDVLAMLAVALIAVAALGALAMVLVQVGVGAGVVGTVLAVVPLTVVLLGIRWLDRWEPEPRGALLFGLLWGAGVAVLVSIVVNDLTLYTVAQATGSLDAGLVASAVVSAPVVEELAKGAGVLVLFLARRRYFDGVVDGLVYAGVVAAGFAFIENILYFGRAGDALAETFVLRGLATPFAHLLFTACTGAALGLAARSRGRHAAWWLFPLGLLGATVGHALWNATSLVAGGAYLLVFAAVQVPLFAGVVGLTFWLRRQESVVIARRLAEYAAAGWFAPHEVEMLASLQRRRTAVAWATRAGGPAAGEAMRRFQRDATTLAFRRQQAATGRADLRAHAESERDLLVAVTADRHRVLAAAAPR, encoded by the coding sequence GTGAGCAGCACCGAGACGATCCGCCCCGACGTCCCACCCGGTGCCGTCCCGGCGGGGTGGGTCCCGCCGCGGCGGACGACGACGGTGCGGGACGTGCTCGCGATGCTGGCGGTCGCGCTGATCGCGGTGGCGGCGCTCGGTGCGCTCGCGATGGTCCTCGTCCAGGTGGGCGTCGGGGCCGGGGTGGTCGGCACCGTGCTCGCGGTGGTGCCGCTGACGGTGGTGCTGCTCGGCATCCGCTGGCTCGACCGCTGGGAGCCGGAGCCGCGCGGCGCGCTGCTGTTCGGCCTGCTGTGGGGCGCCGGCGTCGCCGTGCTCGTCTCGATCGTCGTCAACGACCTCACCCTGTACACCGTCGCGCAGGCGACCGGCAGCCTCGACGCCGGGCTCGTGGCGTCCGCGGTCGTGTCGGCGCCCGTGGTCGAGGAGCTCGCCAAGGGCGCGGGCGTGCTGGTGCTGTTCCTGGCCCGGCGCCGCTACTTCGACGGCGTGGTCGACGGCCTCGTCTACGCGGGCGTCGTCGCGGCGGGCTTCGCGTTCATCGAGAACATCCTGTACTTCGGCCGGGCGGGGGACGCCCTGGCCGAGACGTTCGTGCTGCGCGGCCTGGCCACGCCGTTCGCGCACCTGCTGTTCACGGCGTGCACGGGCGCCGCCCTCGGCCTGGCCGCCCGCTCCCGCGGCCGGCACGCCGCCTGGTGGCTGTTCCCCCTGGGGCTGTTGGGAGCGACCGTCGGGCACGCGCTGTGGAACGCGACCAGCCTGGTCGCCGGCGGCGCGTACCTCCTCGTCTTCGCGGCGGTGCAGGTGCCGCTGTTCGCCGGCGTCGTGGGCCTGACGTTCTGGCTGCGGCGCCAGGAGTCGGTGGTCATCGCGCGCCGGCTCGCCGAGTACGCCGCGGCCGGGTGGTTCGCCCCGCACGAGGTCGAGATGCTGGCGTCCCTGCAGCGGCGGCGCACGGCCGTGGCCTGGGCGACGCGGGCGGGCGGCCCGGCGGCCGGCGAGGCGATGCGCCGGTTCCAGCGCGACGCGACCACGCTGGCGTTCCGCCGCCAGCAGGCCGCGACCGGCCGGGCGGACCTGCGGGCCCACGCCGAGTCGGAGCGGGACCTGCTCGTCGCGGTGACGGCGGACCGGCACCGGGTCCTCGCGGCCGCCGCACCCCGCTGA
- the arfA gene encoding arabinosylfuranosidase ArfA — protein MTPHATVLLHPDFRTGAIDRRLFGSFVEHLGRAVYTGIYEPEHATADEHGFRRDVADLTHELGVTMVRYPGGNFVSNYVWEDGVGPVEDRKPFIDLAWRTVEPNLVGTDEFLQWAEREGIEPMMAVNLGTRGVAAAAALVEYCNGVAGSRWADLRIANGREEPYGVTLWCLGNEMDGPWQIGHKDAHEYGKLAAEAGKAMKLVDPSIELVVCGSSSMQMETFGEWEQTVLSYTYDLVDHISMHAYYEELDGDRASFLGSATGMDRFIRRVVASADAVGARKRSDKRITISFDEWNVWYLESRFPGETNLPLQHQPARIIEDVYSGLDAVVVGDLLVTLLNHADRVPVACLAQLVNVIAPIMTEPGGEAWKQPTFHPFAATARLAQGDALDVRVQAPTLTTRRHGDVPTVTAAVTWAGEPDAGELGVFLVNRTAEPVEVELRHPGVALTLGGGVQVTADHEPAVHGPAHAAKVEAEHVTTLDAAPVTATTTGTTTVRLAPESWTALAGTATLA, from the coding sequence ATGACCCCGCACGCCACCGTCCTGCTGCACCCCGACTTCCGCACCGGCGCCATCGACCGTCGCCTGTTCGGCTCGTTCGTCGAGCACCTGGGACGCGCCGTCTACACCGGCATCTACGAGCCGGAGCACGCCACGGCCGACGAGCACGGCTTCCGGCGCGACGTCGCCGACCTCACGCACGAGCTCGGCGTGACCATGGTGCGCTACCCCGGCGGCAACTTCGTCTCCAACTACGTCTGGGAGGACGGCGTCGGGCCGGTCGAGGACCGCAAGCCGTTCATCGACCTGGCGTGGCGGACCGTCGAGCCCAACCTGGTCGGCACGGACGAGTTCCTGCAGTGGGCCGAGCGCGAGGGCATCGAGCCGATGATGGCGGTCAACCTCGGCACGCGCGGCGTCGCGGCCGCGGCCGCCCTGGTCGAGTACTGCAACGGCGTCGCCGGCTCGCGCTGGGCGGACCTGCGCATCGCCAACGGCCGCGAGGAGCCCTACGGCGTGACGCTGTGGTGCCTCGGCAACGAGATGGACGGGCCGTGGCAGATCGGCCACAAGGACGCCCACGAGTACGGCAAGCTCGCCGCCGAGGCCGGCAAGGCCATGAAGCTCGTCGACCCGTCGATCGAGCTCGTCGTCTGCGGGTCGTCCTCCATGCAGATGGAGACCTTCGGCGAGTGGGAGCAGACGGTCCTGTCGTACACGTACGACCTGGTCGACCACATCTCGATGCACGCGTACTACGAGGAGCTGGACGGCGACCGCGCCTCGTTCCTCGGCTCCGCGACGGGCATGGACCGCTTCATCCGTCGCGTCGTCGCGTCGGCCGACGCGGTGGGCGCCCGCAAGCGCTCGGACAAGCGGATCACGATCTCGTTCGACGAGTGGAACGTCTGGTACCTCGAGTCGCGGTTCCCGGGCGAGACCAACCTGCCGCTGCAGCACCAGCCCGCGCGCATCATCGAGGACGTCTACTCGGGCCTCGACGCCGTCGTGGTCGGTGACCTGCTGGTCACGCTGCTCAACCACGCCGACCGCGTGCCCGTCGCGTGCCTCGCGCAGCTCGTCAACGTCATCGCCCCGATCATGACCGAGCCGGGCGGCGAGGCCTGGAAGCAGCCGACGTTCCACCCGTTCGCGGCCACGGCCCGCCTCGCGCAGGGGGACGCGCTCGACGTGCGCGTGCAGGCGCCCACCCTCACGACCCGGCGCCACGGCGACGTGCCGACCGTGACGGCGGCCGTGACGTGGGCCGGTGAGCCCGACGCCGGCGAGCTGGGCGTCTTCCTCGTCAACCGCACGGCCGAGCCCGTCGAGGTCGAGCTGCGCCACCCGGGCGTCGCCCTGACCCTCGGCGGGGGTGTGCAGGTCACCGCGGACCACGAGCCCGCGGTCCACGGCCCGGCGCACGCGGCGAAGGTCGAGGCGGAGCACGTCACGACCCTCGACGCCGCGCCCGTCACGGCGACGACGACCGGCACGACCACCGTCCGCCTCGCCCCGGAGTCCTGGACCGCCCTGGCGGGCACCGCGACCCTCGCCTGA
- a CDS encoding cupin domain-containing protein — protein sequence MTSLPGGVSVSRLRVYDWPAPDGVGRAGSGTPHLHVASTEAYVVLSGTGALHTLGPEGFVEHPLRPGVVVTVQPGVVHRAVNDGDLEVLVVMSNAGLPEAGDAVMTFPPPALADTVTYRDAAALPVGGAHAEVTDEHVAQAVRARRDLALQGYGQLLQAAARHGAAAALRPFHEAAVRLVRPSVPHWQDLWGRTAFAATDATAAVLEGLMRGAAPHLAHGRSERVESDPAPRRYGMCGRMETWDLR from the coding sequence ATGACCAGTCTTCCCGGTGGGGTGTCCGTCAGTCGGCTGCGCGTGTACGACTGGCCGGCGCCCGACGGGGTCGGCCGCGCCGGGAGCGGCACACCGCACCTGCACGTGGCCTCGACGGAGGCGTACGTCGTGCTGTCCGGCACCGGCGCGCTGCACACGCTCGGCCCGGAGGGGTTCGTCGAGCACCCGCTCCGGCCGGGCGTGGTCGTCACGGTCCAGCCCGGCGTCGTCCACCGGGCCGTCAACGACGGCGACCTCGAGGTGCTCGTCGTCATGTCGAACGCCGGGCTGCCCGAGGCGGGCGACGCGGTCATGACGTTCCCGCCCCCGGCCCTCGCGGACACGGTGACGTACCGGGACGCCGCGGCGCTGCCGGTCGGCGGTGCGCACGCCGAGGTCACCGACGAGCACGTGGCCCAGGCGGTCCGGGCACGGCGGGACCTGGCGCTGCAGGGCTACGGCCAGCTGCTGCAGGCGGCGGCGCGGCACGGTGCGGCCGCGGCGCTGCGGCCGTTCCACGAGGCCGCGGTGCGTCTGGTGCGACCCTCGGTGCCCCACTGGCAGGACCTGTGGGGCCGCACGGCGTTCGCCGCGACCGACGCGACCGCGGCAGTGCTCGAAGGGCTGATGCGCGGGGCCGCGCCGCACCTCGCCCACGGTCGTTCCGAGCGGGTCGAGTCCGACCCCGCGCCCCGCCGGTACGGCATGTGCGGTCGGATGGAGACCTGGGACCTGCGCTGA
- a CDS encoding VOC family protein: MPLRWYTTVIESRDPHALARWWADALGWDYARYADDEAGVLPPWARELAPTLPFHQVPPGLCFVQVEHDKSTKNRLHLDLAPHTSDDRDAEIARLLDLGATLADVGQGPDVSWTVLADPDGNEFCVLSSREQ; the protein is encoded by the coding sequence ATGCCGCTGCGCTGGTACACGACCGTGATCGAGTCCCGCGACCCGCACGCCCTGGCCCGGTGGTGGGCCGACGCGCTGGGCTGGGACTACGCACGCTATGCGGACGACGAGGCCGGTGTGCTGCCGCCGTGGGCCCGCGAGCTCGCACCCACCCTCCCCTTCCACCAGGTGCCGCCCGGCCTGTGCTTCGTGCAGGTCGAGCACGACAAGTCGACCAAGAACCGGTTGCACCTGGACCTCGCGCCGCACACCTCCGACGACCGCGACGCCGAGATCGCCCGGCTGCTCGACCTGGGGGCGACCCTCGCGGACGTCGGGCAGGGGCCGGACGTCTCGTGGACCGTCCTGGCGGACCCCGACGGCAACGAGTTCTGCGTGCTGTCCAGCCGCGAGCAGTGA
- a CDS encoding Gfo/Idh/MocA family protein has product MTEPTDPRTLDQNPTAPRPPSARRTQGDPSVVPTFAPPPPGRRRRRHAVVGTGHRAGMYVGALTGDHADVAELVAWCDTNPARMAYHDAQAGAALGLGGPAGLPQYGPDDLERMIVEERVDVVVVTTPDATHADLVARALDAGADVVVEKPLTTTVEGCRTITRAVARTGRDVVMTFNYRYAPRNSALREVIASGEIGRVTSVHFEWALDTVHGADYFRRWHRDKRMSGGLLVHKSSHHVDLVNWWLQDVPARVFASGGLRFYGDANAAERGMGPRPERGTGAQGDPWSLDLTRDPRLRALYLDAEQHDGYRRDQDVFAPGITIEDNMAVLVDYAGGATLTYSLTAHSPWEGYRVTVNGTRGRAELEVVERGAVVLDDDGHAVLDPSATPEAVQAAGGRPAGERLLVQQHWGAAREWPIPAGVGGHGGGDAILLMDVFRRDLREGPDRLGRAAGYRDGLRAVVVGIAANRSMATGLPVRVEDLGLADDVALTPAGESVPGVASSAAGGGMLDT; this is encoded by the coding sequence GTGACTGAGCCGACCGACCCCCGCACGCTCGACCAGAACCCCACCGCCCCGCGGCCGCCGTCCGCGCGCCGCACGCAGGGCGACCCGTCCGTCGTGCCCACCTTCGCGCCGCCGCCGCCCGGACGACGCCGCCGGCGTCACGCCGTGGTCGGCACCGGCCACCGCGCGGGCATGTACGTCGGGGCGCTCACCGGCGACCACGCGGACGTCGCCGAGCTCGTCGCGTGGTGCGACACGAACCCCGCCCGCATGGCGTACCACGACGCGCAGGCGGGGGCCGCCCTCGGCCTCGGTGGCCCGGCGGGCCTGCCGCAGTACGGCCCCGACGACCTCGAGCGCATGATCGTCGAGGAGCGGGTCGACGTCGTCGTCGTCACCACGCCCGACGCGACGCACGCCGACCTCGTCGCGCGGGCGCTCGACGCGGGTGCGGACGTCGTGGTCGAGAAGCCCCTGACGACGACGGTGGAGGGCTGCCGCACCATCACGCGCGCCGTCGCCCGCACGGGCCGCGACGTCGTCATGACCTTCAACTACCGCTACGCGCCGCGGAACTCCGCGCTGCGCGAGGTGATCGCGTCGGGGGAGATCGGGCGCGTGACGTCCGTGCACTTCGAGTGGGCGCTGGACACCGTGCACGGAGCCGACTACTTCCGTCGCTGGCACCGGGACAAGCGGATGTCCGGCGGGCTGCTCGTGCACAAGTCGAGCCACCACGTCGACCTCGTCAACTGGTGGCTGCAGGACGTCCCGGCACGCGTGTTCGCGTCGGGCGGGCTGCGGTTCTACGGGGACGCCAACGCGGCCGAGCGGGGCATGGGGCCGCGCCCGGAGCGCGGCACCGGCGCGCAGGGTGATCCCTGGTCGCTCGACCTGACCCGCGACCCGCGGCTGCGGGCGCTGTACCTCGACGCCGAGCAGCACGACGGGTACCGCCGCGACCAGGACGTCTTCGCACCCGGGATCACCATCGAGGACAACATGGCCGTGCTCGTCGACTACGCGGGTGGTGCGACCCTCACGTACTCGCTCACCGCGCACAGCCCCTGGGAGGGCTACCGGGTCACCGTGAACGGCACCCGGGGGCGGGCCGAGCTGGAGGTGGTCGAGCGGGGCGCGGTCGTGCTCGACGACGACGGGCACGCCGTCCTCGACCCCTCGGCCACGCCCGAGGCCGTGCAGGCGGCGGGCGGGCGGCCCGCGGGGGAGCGGCTGCTGGTCCAGCAGCACTGGGGTGCGGCGCGCGAGTGGCCGATCCCGGCGGGCGTCGGCGGGCACGGCGGCGGCGACGCGATCCTGCTGATGGACGTCTTCCGGCGGGACCTGCGCGAGGGGCCCGACCGGCTCGGGCGCGCCGCCGGCTACCGCGACGGGCTGCGGGCGGTGGTGGTCGGCATCGCCGCCAACCGGTCCATGGCCACCGGGCTGCCGGTGCGCGTCGAGGACCTGGGGCTGGCGGACGACGTCGCCCTGACGCCCGCGGGTGAGTCGGTGCCCGGCGTCGCGTCGTCGGCCGCCGGAGGAGGCATGCTGGACACATGA
- a CDS encoding alpha/beta hydrolase: protein MRDTPGTTPQVTAAHGRPPGAPGLVARGLVGLALLAAPAWVVATAGDVVAHQHRALTVLLVVAALAGVAVLVRVVVLARRRSARAVARTAAAPAAGTSGAVGRRGPASRVLAASGVTVGYLVLALLAGAVVWLRPFAATDDALAPLRSDDLVEVREESGWYAFVPQGPTSPTAGLVYSPGARVDVRATAAVLRPLAEAGYLVVALKEPLGVALTSSAQSGQAIAAYPEIDDWAVGGHSLGGVVASTYAAANDDLVDGLLLHASYPMGDISDADLRVASVSGSRDGLTTPADVEASVADLPRGTTFTVVDGAVHAFFADYGPQPGDGEPTVTRARAQQEITTADLALLGSLGD from the coding sequence ATGCGTGACACCCCCGGCACGACCCCGCAGGTGACCGCCGCGCACGGCCGCCCGCCCGGTGCCCCCGGCCTGGTCGCGCGCGGCCTGGTGGGGCTCGCGCTGCTGGCCGCTCCGGCGTGGGTCGTCGCGACGGCCGGCGACGTCGTCGCGCACCAGCACCGTGCCCTGACCGTGCTGCTCGTGGTGGCCGCCCTGGCGGGCGTGGCCGTGCTCGTGCGTGTCGTCGTCCTCGCGCGGCGCCGGTCCGCGCGCGCCGTGGCCCGCACCGCCGCGGCCCCCGCTGCGGGGACCAGCGGAGCCGTCGGGCGGCGGGGGCCCGCGTCCCGCGTGCTGGCCGCGAGCGGCGTCACGGTCGGGTACCTGGTCCTCGCCCTCCTCGCCGGCGCCGTCGTGTGGCTGCGGCCGTTCGCCGCGACGGACGACGCGCTGGCCCCCCTGCGCTCCGACGACCTCGTCGAGGTGCGGGAGGAGTCCGGCTGGTACGCGTTCGTCCCGCAGGGACCGACGTCGCCCACCGCCGGCCTCGTCTACTCCCCGGGTGCCCGGGTCGACGTGCGAGCGACCGCCGCGGTGCTGCGCCCGCTCGCCGAGGCGGGCTACCTGGTGGTCGCCCTCAAGGAGCCGCTGGGTGTGGCGCTCACGTCGTCCGCGCAGTCGGGGCAGGCGATCGCCGCGTACCCGGAGATCGACGACTGGGCCGTCGGCGGGCACTCGCTCGGCGGCGTCGTGGCGTCGACGTACGCCGCCGCGAACGACGACCTGGTGGACGGGCTGCTGCTGCACGCGTCGTACCCGATGGGCGACATCAGCGACGCCGACCTGCGCGTGGCCTCGGTGTCCGGCTCGCGCGACGGCCTGACGACCCCGGCGGACGTCGAGGCGTCGGTGGCGGACCTGCCCCGCGGCACGACGTTCACGGTGGTCGACGGGGCGGTGCACGCGTTCTTCGCGGACTACGGCCCGCAGCCCGGCGACGGTGAGCCGACCGTGACGCGCGCCCGGGCGCAGCAGGAGATCACCACGGCCGACCTCGCGCTGCTCGGGAGCCTCGGGGACTGA
- a CDS encoding bifunctional 3'-5' exonuclease/DNA polymerase, whose translation MPAYVLLTRDPRGRTVTLTSLDADAAVIGSRAVDADALPAAVAGVEAEDRPRWVWDDTRRWYPALIAAGVRVERCHDLRLCHAILRHAATAAGSRLQSAPPGPFDAPAPHEEAPREPDLLDALRELTDDAPPTAGSPTTPRAAAGPAGTGPAGAGAAGAGAAGAGAATPAGQPAAHPGTPHAPGAPHAPDADDGPDLLAELRDQLAAVAGSTRPGRLRLLLAAESTGALLAAEMQHDGLPWDPVRHDELLTAMVGPRPVGGGRPRRLEELVGRIRELLDDPRLNPDSQPHLLAALRRQGFSVGSTSKWEIRELDHPVVEPLLEYKRLSRLLSANGWAWLDAWVHDGRFRPTYVVGGVVTGRWATDGGGALQLPASLRAAARADDGWRLVVADASQLEPRVLAAMSGDRAMAEAARGSDLYQRIADAGTVPTRTDAKYALLGAIYGATTGAAGMLMPRLTRAYPQAVALVEAAARAGERGEPVSTWLGRTSPPASAAFLDRLGSAGAEGADPDDVRDARRRARDRGRFTRNFVVQGTAAEWALCWLAALRRRLREIGDGRAHLVFFLHDEVVVHSPVADAEAVAQAVRDAADEAGRLLFGTAPVEFALDLAVVESYADA comes from the coding sequence GTGCCCGCGTACGTCCTGCTCACCCGTGACCCGCGCGGCCGCACCGTCACGCTGACCTCGCTGGACGCCGACGCGGCCGTCATCGGGTCGCGCGCGGTCGACGCCGACGCGCTGCCGGCAGCGGTCGCCGGGGTCGAGGCCGAGGACCGCCCACGCTGGGTGTGGGACGACACGCGCCGCTGGTACCCCGCGCTGATCGCCGCCGGCGTGCGCGTGGAGCGCTGCCACGACCTGCGGCTGTGCCACGCGATCCTGCGGCACGCCGCGACGGCGGCCGGGTCGCGGCTCCAGAGCGCGCCTCCCGGCCCGTTCGACGCACCGGCCCCGCACGAGGAGGCGCCGCGTGAGCCCGACCTCCTCGACGCGCTGCGCGAGCTCACGGACGACGCGCCGCCCACGGCAGGGTCGCCCACGACGCCGCGGGCAGCGGCGGGGCCGGCCGGCACGGGGCCGGCCGGCGCCGGTGCGGCCGGCGCCGGTGCGGCCGGAGCGGGTGCGGCGACGCCGGCCGGGCAGCCGGCCGCCCACCCGGGCACCCCGCACGCGCCGGGCGCCCCGCACGCGCCGGACGCCGACGACGGTCCCGACCTGCTCGCGGAGCTGCGCGACCAGCTCGCCGCGGTCGCCGGGTCCACCCGACCGGGCCGGTTGCGGCTGCTGCTGGCCGCGGAGTCCACGGGCGCCCTGCTGGCCGCGGAGATGCAGCACGACGGCCTGCCCTGGGACCCGGTGCGCCACGACGAGCTCCTGACGGCGATGGTCGGCCCCCGGCCCGTGGGCGGGGGGCGTCCCCGCCGGCTGGAGGAGCTGGTCGGCCGGATCCGCGAGCTGCTGGACGACCCCCGCCTCAACCCCGACTCGCAGCCCCACCTGCTCGCGGCGCTGCGCCGGCAGGGCTTCTCGGTGGGCTCCACCAGCAAGTGGGAGATCCGCGAGCTCGACCACCCCGTCGTCGAGCCGCTGCTGGAGTACAAGCGCCTGTCGCGCCTGCTCAGCGCGAACGGCTGGGCCTGGCTCGACGCGTGGGTGCACGACGGGCGGTTCCGGCCCACGTACGTCGTCGGGGGCGTCGTCACCGGGCGCTGGGCCACCGACGGCGGCGGGGCGCTGCAGCTGCCCGCCTCCCTGCGTGCCGCGGCCCGCGCCGACGACGGGTGGCGCCTGGTCGTCGCCGACGCCTCCCAGCTCGAGCCGCGCGTGCTCGCGGCGATGTCCGGCGACCGCGCGATGGCCGAGGCCGCCCGGGGGTCCGACCTCTACCAGCGCATCGCCGACGCGGGCACGGTGCCCACCCGCACGGACGCCAAGTACGCCCTGCTCGGCGCGATCTACGGCGCCACCACCGGCGCGGCGGGCATGCTCATGCCCCGGCTGACGCGCGCGTACCCGCAGGCGGTCGCGCTGGTGGAGGCCGCCGCCCGTGCCGGTGAGCGCGGTGAGCCCGTCTCGACGTGGCTGGGTCGCACGTCGCCGCCCGCGAGCGCCGCCTTCCTCGACCGCCTGGGATCGGCGGGCGCCGAGGGCGCGGACCCGGACGACGTGCGCGACGCCCGGCGCCGGGCCCGCGACCGCGGCCGGTTCACACGCAACTTCGTCGTCCAGGGCACGGCCGCGGAGTGGGCGCTGTGCTGGCTCGCGGCGCTGCGCCGCCGGCTGCGGGAGATCGGCGACGGTCGCGCGCACCTCGTGTTCTTCCTGCACGACGAGGTGGTGGTGCACTCCCCCGTGGCGGACGCCGAGGCCGTCGCGCAGGCCGTGCGGGACGCGGCCGACGAGGCCGGGCGGCTGCTGTTCGGCACCGCGCCGGTCGAGTTCGCGCTGGACCTGGCGGTGGTGGAGTCGTACGCGGACGCGTGA
- a CDS encoding YihY/virulence factor BrkB family protein codes for MPATPSIPGVPVLLVAVAVLAVLGAVACRRSDDASARLAVATTTLTALTGALAAWGAAAAVVPGRTPAWLVLLVTAVVAPAAVLGAARAVPRVRARVPQRDRPTVLDRADAWARRHPVRVRGLDLLPFVVRCVRRVIDVRVTGLAAEMTYYALLSVVPLTSALGASLGYLERFTSREQVTQVEDGVVDAVSGVLADDVAQDALVPLVQGLLREERTGVAVGSLLLTLFLASRMFRAAIRALDDAYTVPERRGIVAQGVLGVALALGAVVTLLVVLVLVVVGPLLGGGEQIADRLGLGDAFGTVWAPVRWPVAVGVAGAYLTVLYRYGPQHEPGTTWRRAVPGAVVGSLGVLVVAAGFAWYLRTAGPTAPQVDGEGTVQVAAQVLGTILAAVLWLWISAIVVLTGGVVNAELDHRPAAHPAGRGGAADGSHARPPERRPGRARARSRGARA; via the coding sequence ATGCCCGCGACCCCCTCGATCCCCGGAGTGCCCGTGCTGCTCGTCGCCGTCGCCGTGCTGGCGGTGCTCGGCGCGGTCGCGTGCCGCCGGTCGGACGACGCGAGCGCGCGCCTGGCGGTCGCCACGACGACGCTGACGGCGCTCACCGGGGCGCTCGCCGCGTGGGGCGCCGCCGCAGCCGTGGTCCCGGGGCGCACCCCGGCGTGGCTCGTCCTGCTCGTCACCGCCGTCGTGGCCCCGGCCGCCGTGCTCGGGGCGGCGCGCGCCGTCCCCCGGGTTCGGGCCCGGGTACCGCAGCGCGACCGGCCGACGGTGCTGGACCGCGCGGACGCCTGGGCTCGACGGCACCCGGTGCGCGTGCGCGGCCTCGACCTCCTGCCGTTCGTCGTGCGGTGCGTGCGCCGGGTGATCGACGTCCGGGTCACGGGCCTCGCCGCCGAGATGACGTACTACGCCCTGCTGTCGGTGGTGCCGCTGACCTCGGCGCTGGGCGCGAGCCTGGGCTACCTCGAGCGGTTCACCAGCCGCGAGCAGGTCACGCAGGTCGAGGACGGCGTGGTCGACGCCGTGTCCGGCGTCCTGGCGGACGACGTCGCGCAGGACGCCCTGGTCCCCCTGGTGCAGGGGCTGCTGCGCGAGGAGCGCACGGGCGTCGCCGTGGGCTCCCTGCTGCTCACGCTGTTCCTGGCGAGCCGGATGTTCCGGGCCGCGATCAGGGCGCTCGACGACGCGTACACGGTGCCGGAGCGCCGCGGGATCGTGGCGCAGGGCGTGCTGGGGGTCGCGCTGGCGCTCGGCGCCGTGGTGACGCTCCTGGTGGTGCTGGTGCTGGTCGTCGTGGGGCCGCTGCTGGGCGGTGGCGAGCAGATCGCCGACCGCCTGGGCCTGGGCGACGCGTTCGGCACCGTGTGGGCGCCGGTCCGCTGGCCCGTCGCCGTGGGCGTCGCGGGGGCGTACCTCACCGTGCTCTACCGGTACGGCCCGCAGCACGAGCCGGGCACGACGTGGCGCCGGGCGGTGCCCGGCGCCGTCGTCGGGTCGCTCGGGGTGCTGGTCGTCGCGGCCGGCTTCGCCTGGTACCTGCGCACCGCCGGGCCCACGGCGCCGCAGGTCGACGGCGAGGGCACCGTCCAGGTGGCCGCGCAGGTGCTCGGCACGATCCTGGCGGCCGTGCTGTGGCTGTGGATCTCCGCGATCGTCGTCCTCACGGGCGGCGTCGTGAACGCCGAGCTGGACCACCGCCCCGCCGCGCACCCGGCCGGCCGCGGGGGCGCGGCGGACGGGTCGCACGCGCGCCCGCCGGAGCGCCGCCCCGGCCGGGCGCGTGCGCGGTCCCGCGGCGCCCGCGCCTGA
- a CDS encoding sugar O-acetyltransferase → MDEHEVRRAMRSQELYDDEGPGLEALVAERQRAKELTWRFNMTNPTDVAARQAILRELFGPMGERVWIEAPLQVSYGYNVSFGDDVFVNVGFTLVDDIEVTIGSRVMIAPNVTISVTGHPVHPELRSGMAQFSAPVTIEDDVWLGAHVVILPGVTVGAGSIVGAGSVVTKDVPPGVVVGGVPARVLRPITDADREFVYRRPGTLA, encoded by the coding sequence ATGGACGAGCACGAGGTGCGGCGCGCGATGCGCTCGCAGGAGCTGTACGACGACGAGGGGCCGGGGCTGGAGGCGCTCGTCGCCGAGCGGCAGCGCGCCAAGGAGCTGACGTGGCGCTTCAACATGACGAACCCGACGGACGTCGCCGCGCGCCAGGCGATCCTGCGTGAGCTCTTCGGCCCGATGGGCGAGCGCGTGTGGATCGAGGCGCCGCTGCAGGTGTCGTACGGGTACAACGTGTCGTTCGGCGACGACGTGTTCGTCAACGTCGGGTTCACGCTCGTCGACGACATCGAGGTGACGATCGGCTCGCGCGTGATGATCGCGCCGAACGTCACGATCAGCGTCACCGGTCACCCCGTGCACCCCGAGCTGCGCTCCGGCATGGCGCAGTTCTCCGCACCCGTGACCATCGAGGACGACGTCTGGCTGGGCGCCCACGTCGTGATCCTGCCGGGCGTGACCGTCGGTGCCGGGTCGATCGTCGGCGCGGGCAGCGTCGTGACGAAGGACGTGCCGCCCGGGGTCGTCGTCGGCGGGGTGCCGGCCCGCGTGCTGCGTCCGATCACCGACGCGGACCGCGAGTTCGTCTACCGCCGGCCGGGCACGCTGGCCTGA